Within the Hevea brasiliensis isolate MT/VB/25A 57/8 chromosome 2, ASM3005281v1, whole genome shotgun sequence genome, the region atctcaaatattacatacccaactccagaatctaaaAAGAACTACTCACTACTCATGTTTTATACAATGATTTTAGCAAAATAAGGGAATAAAAGATGAAAAGAGAATTAAAATTGAAGAAACCTTATGAAAGAAGTGTAGAAAATGGTGGAGAAAAAGAAGAAGTAGAGCTTCAGATAGAAAATAATGAGATTATCGACTCCTTTGTCTCCTCTCTCTCAATCTTTTTCCTCCTTTTCTCTACCTCTGCTGCTCCTTTTTAAAATGAGGTAATAATGCCTTTTATGTGCTCTGACATCAACCCTAAAAATGGACTAAAATGGTGTTTAGTGAGGTCATATACGCGTGACAAAATCTTGCCTCTTCAGTCAATTAATGAGGAATTGCATGGCTGAAACTATTCCCATACAGCATCTTATGCAGAGTTAGAACTGGAATGAATAGGTGAAGACAGGTTTGCATGGCCATGCACGTCCCTATGCATGTTTTGATAAGCTTTAGAGAGTtttcgtgaaggtgcataagcatttgcataagctatgcagaaggTCATGCACATTTTGGCAAGATTAGGAGATTTTCTAGTCAATTGCATAAGCTAATGCATAATCTATGCATGAGGCCATGCAGATTTTGGCAAGCTTAAGTTCATCCTCTGTgaaggtgcataagctatgcaggaaGCGATGCACATTTCGACAGAGCTGCAATATTTCTCCAGTTTCTTGCATAAGATGGTGCATACACTAGGCTATGCAACTTTCAGCAGCTTAAGAATttttttgattttctgggcacaagctgcataggctatgcagctcCTTATGCAACTTTTGGCAGTCTTCAAAAATCTTCAATTCTAAGCTTCAATTTTTACACTTTTGGACATGGAATTCACTCTCACTTGCAAATTAcccttttggtccctcaaaaaacCATTTTATCCACAAAACAAaagcaaaattataaattaatctaaaaattgacaattatgtaaaattaagtaaataactaataaaattgactaaaaatgactaataaatgGATAAAATGACTATGAAACTTAACCTAAATGACAATATGAAATGCATATATCAATAATCTACATGGGGTCAAATTCAGCACTTGTAGAAGAGTTCAAGTCTAGCATGATGAGAAACTTCGAAATGACAGATTTAGGACTGCTGCATTACTTTCTTGGACTAGAGATAGTGCAAGATGAAGCTGGAGTGTTCATTTGCCAAAAGAAGGATGTAACGGACCGGCTAAAGAAATTCAACATGTCCAATTGCAAGATGGTAGCTACTCTAATGAACGTGAATAAAAAATTACACCAAAAGGATGGAGCTGAAGAAGCAAATCATAAGCAATTTAGAAGTTTGGTTGGTGGATTGATATATTTAACACACACACAACCGGACATTTCATTTTCAGTTGGAGTCGTGTCAAGATTCATGAGCAATCCATCAATGCAACACTATGGAGTAGCAAAGAGGATTCTGTGGTACATTGCAGGAACATTGAATTATGGAATCTGGTACACTCATGTAATCAATTTCAGATTGGTTGGCTTTGCTGACAGTGATTGGGCAAGCTCATTGGAAGATAGGAGAAGCACTTCTGGAAATGTGTTCGGGCTAGGATCAGGAGCCATCACAGGGAACTCCAAGAAACAAGTAACAGCAGCCCTGTCAATAGCTGAGGCAGAGTATGTGGCTGCTACTACAGCTGCGTGTCAATGCATTTGACTCAAGAGAATGTTGTGCGATTTGCAGTAAAAGCAAGAAAAGGGAACTGAACTTTACTGTGATAATAAATCAACAATTGCAATGTCAAGAATCCTACATTTCATGGAAGAATAGAGCACATCGAGCTGAGATTCCATTTCATTCGAGAACTGGTCACCAAAGGAGAAATAATTATGAAGTTCTGTAATACTGAAGTTCAAGTTGCAGACATCTTCACCAAAGCTTTATCAAGTCAGAGACATGTTTATCTGAGGGCCTTGCTTCGAGTATGTGATTTTGaatcaagggggagtgttggagatatGATTCAAAATCTACTGCAGCAAAATTCTGCAGTATTTTCTCAAGATTAGTTATGTTGTTAGCAAAAAAtctgaaattatttttcttttttttttttgtcaaagcaAGTACTAGTTTCCTATTTTTTTTCTGCATTTTAGTTATTTGTAAGCCTATAAATAGGCATTAGCATCAGTCTTGTTctacaattcaatttaattcaatttaaaaacACTTTCAGATATTTTCTTTGATCTGTTACTGGCATTAGTTCTCCTCTTAAAACCAAATAACATGATGTTGAGAATTATGCAGCCTCTTAGTGGATATGGGGTAGTCAAAATTCTGGATTCTACACATCCAAATTACAAGAAAGGAGACCTGGCCTGGGGTTTTACTGGATGGGAAGAGTATACTCTCGCAGTTGATCCTCAGGCTTTGATTAAAATTGAACAAACAGATCTGCCCCTTTCCTATTATACTGGAATTCTAggtcatttttttcttttaaaaaaaaaataatttcaaatttaataaCCTCAGTTTTACTGCTCCTGCACATGAAAGCTGAAGGTTTTAGCACATGAAAGTATGATTTGAAATAATGTGTTAGATAAAGCATCTGGAACTTGTAAATTTCTGCTGCAAGGAAAATTAGTTTTTTTTCTAGCAATCCTACAACCTGATGGTTAAAACTCTTACTTCTTTTGTTATTTTGCACTGCTTAGGTATGCCTGGTGTGACTGCCTATGCTGGTTTTTATGAGTTATGCTCTCCTAAGAAAGGAGAATATTTCTATGCATCAGCAGCATCTGGTGCAGTTGGTCAGATTGTTGGGCAATTAGCAAAATTATTGGGTTGTTATGTTGTTGGAAGTGCTGGATCAAAAGAAAAGGTGAGGAAACTCCTAGAATCATTGCATCCAATATGTTAATTGGCTGGTTAAGTATTAAGTAGATTGCATTGGATTACCTCTGCATTCATTTTCAAGGAAAATATGCAAATTCATTCCTTTGGTTTgtttggtttatttgacaataatTGGAGTTATTTGTGCTACTGAAAAGCTCTCCCAACCATAATGTAATAAAAGTTCAATTTACAAATATAAATACAGAGCCATATATTTTTTGAAAGCATTGTACATTGCGTATGCCTTTTACTACACATAAACCCTTCAACTAAGCATAGACTAGCCACTAGTAGTCTTGTTCTCTTGCTAAATTGTAGTCAAGATACATTAGTCAATTCATGGAgcattttcttttttatcatttaatcaattttattttCTTCCTAATCACTTCTAAAACACCAGGTTGATCTGCTGAAGAACAAGTTTGGATTCGATGAGGCATTCAACTACAAGGAAGAGCCAGATTTTGATGCAGCTCTTAAAAGGTCAGTAGTATTAAATTCTAGACATCATTCTCAATCTTTGATCTAatatattctcatacatctcaataAAGTTTTCACAAGAAATGTCTAATAGGATGTCCTGTTCTCAAGAAACAAGTTGATAGTATTCAATAGAATTCTGTGACCAGCGTTCATGGGGAGAAATTCTGATTATGCAGGTATTTTCTTGAAGGCATAGATATTTACTTTGAAAATGTTGGAGGGAAAATGCTTGATGCAGTACTCCTAAACATGAGGATTCGTGAACGGATTATTTCTCATTGTCATTTTTTAATGTAAAAAATTGGAAAATCAAAGATCACCGTTGATGCCAGTCAATTTAGCTCTAAAAACAAGAAAGCATTTAGCGCCACTTTCTTCATTTCATACTACAGGGTTTCATTTGTCATTTCCTACAtttttaatgtaacacccccgttgcatagcctggtagatttcactgttccggtgaccggtgtcggtccggacaattattgggattagggccacacctaagacaacttgagaagccataaatataaataattagtaatgtttaattagttaactacaaataagaaaaacagaacataagaggttaaacgagccgagagtcacagcgatgagtgacctcctcgggaacgactgcgaagtcattttaaactcaaatttcgaaccgtaaaaagtgacgctgcggtccttaggacccttatgaacacagtggaaaagagaaaatcatgaaaaagaactgttaagccagtcaaataattaggtcagggagccggaagaaatattggattatttgcaaaccgggatgaaccggcgaggggccatttggttaattgaccccgagagctgactcctggcctaactgtcaaataaaatcggagaaaagaatatttcgggatcgagaattaaattaaagaactaatagaaaaaaataaatagaaaaaaaaagaagatgaaaaagtcaaagtgatgacatcatgtatgatgtcataaaggcttaattgatttattttattaatttggggatttttggtcttcaaaaaggggataagattaaagaaaagaaaagaaaaaaaaaaataaaacacaaatcttcttcttccaaaacatcactctctctccctcaccctctccctctccacaaactccattaaagctcaattttgagcttgaaaatcataagatttcaccatagaaaaattagccaccatagttaaagcttatctaggcaacttgagaagaggattgagcaagaaagaaagaaagaaaatttgaaggaaaggaggaagaaaattgctacacaaaggttagtatgctaaactcttcatttatccattcaaatgcacatgtaatggttgaaagtgagcttagaacttgattaaatgaaacaaacatgggagaatgaccattgctgaaatttggcctggttgggaggagtatggtttgcatgaatatgatgcaattgaatgagtttagaaactttacataattaaatgattaacatttaaaccattagaactagttaaaggcatgaaaatgatgagttagggttttcaatgctagggtttatgaaccaaaatttggagaaatgcataaatggcatgtttgacctattgtgaagtgaaataatggtcaattatgaccaaatggattgtgtgggcatggtaggaaattaaaccaaatttgtaggttaatggtcatgctgctggcagcatgaccaaacccactttgaaggaccaaaactcaaattttataagtccaattgatatgccactaattggagatgaaaatagacataaaagagcacaattttcattaaggaaccatggccaaaaactgaccaaaacttggtgaaataattgaccaaagtgaattgattgcaggctgccactgcactaaactgaccaaatgaacagtaactgttcatttggtcataactcgagttagacaggtcaaattaacctgaaatttggccaggggttaggggagatatagacctaaaactttcatgaagaacatcaccccagattatgccattaaccctttcaaaatcattgagcaaaattaaattactgtactgcaactctgcagattttcagttgagcagcaatgtttggatagctataactccctctagaaaactcggatttaggcgattcttgaaccgatggaaacctaagacatagtagaacatttcatatgaagaaagtgagaccaaattatgaacttaacttgatcaaattattgaccaaagttggatcaaaatctgccagaacccaaaattgcagcatgaacagtgcacgtaaacagtaaacttattttggccataacttgagctacaaaactccgattgaggtgatccaaaaatgagaatacacttaagacaataaggaacattttctatgaaggaagttttgttaaattccaacagtagatcgaccaatggaatagtgcaacttcggagaaccaaaaccgaaaattggcaattttgccaaaatgacctaagctttaaacaaatgaccaaaaccaacaagtttggtgaccaaaatgtggtatgtgggtgaagttggagttcccatacctattaagccttagaaagtcaataatttgacttgaatagtgtagtgaatagtaacccgaaacacaaaatttcgagaacgtcgaatttaacacgttagagctaggtaaatgtgaagttaagtttattttggatttattttaagttttagtactaaaacattggaaaatttcgtgtttcagtggaaaagaataccgggacagaacccgaggagtcgagtcaaggccaacaggcgactcgtttgagatttgtgcacaacatatacttttataatcatcttttgcatatcgttttgaataatttgaaatatgggattatggcattcttatgatgtttgatctaaattgttgaaagttattatgtatatttgaaaagacaatgtttagcaaattgttaagataagttttgaaaccacagtgtcatgaccacatatttgaacacctcactagcacgactactgggggtaattagtttcgaattttgattccttctatggagaagtgttgaggtgtgccagtagaagaggatgtgaatggatatccatatatttgagctagctagccttgtgatatgatttctctttagcctctggctattgggattcatgtgatttctcttagcctctggctattgagattctatttgtttcgaatggcatgatctaactgtgggttttatgaaatgtgttttgatactttgaaatgaacttggtttacatgtaaaatctcacaatgcatgattgtatttaattttcatgtttagctaaatttttgaatgaatgtgctttaagttttgcataaagattattttagtatattgtgcaccactgagtcctagtactcagcgatagcttttattgctgtcgcagatacagagactactGAGCAGGCGAGgtattgaggtgtgtgaagtcatcagcttaaagccttcgggtataatttataccctaactgtagatacttcttttgatgtatatattgcacataaatatatggacatgtaaaaatgggtcttgagcagcttgtacacaaatttatgtgaagtttgtaataaagtttagtttgtgtttcttttgatataaatttgtaaggttgtgtataaattgttttgtttttaatgaaatatgaatgatagtgattgacagtattttgagaattattgaacttgtgaattttgagaaattgattgagtttgattgtgaaactgaagtagtggttgagaaaaacttttagaagtgctttttacaggtattcgaagaacagttttctcaaaatacagaggaaactctgtcaaaatttttataaaatttacggaaaactaaaatggccaaaaatattaattagttttaatttcaactaaatgttttaaacgcttattagaaatgctcaccacttgtcaaagataagaaaattgttttaaaatcccttgtagggtacttaatgagttatcggtaggtgaagttctgtagttcattaggtattctacgggatcatgttacgccttaaagaggggtaaggtgtgacatttaatgaattaaaaaaagaaaacatTTCACTTTCTAATTTTACCCCGTTTGATTTGGATCAGTTTGATACGCGTAGCATCACTCTTTACTTAAATTATCTTTTATCTTATTTAGTTAAAAAAAAGAGAAGTAGTATGAtgaattttggaaaattgtgtgAATAGTAATTGCATTTagtataaataaagaaaaaataaaaaaaaattaatactctTTAATATTGTTATTAAATCCAGACCAATTCACCGAGTCGACTCATTAAACCGAATATAAAACTAGACTGGTTCTCTTATTGAACCAGATAAGGAGTTGGCTCAGAAAAATCTAAATGACCTAGT harbors:
- the LOC110638896 gene encoding 2-alkenal reductase (NADP(+)-dependent); translated protein: MAEEVSNKQVVLKNYVTGYPKESDMQIMTSSIKLKIPEGTQNAVLLKNLYLSCDPYMRGRMTKLDTPSFAPSFQPGEPLSGYGVVKILDSTHPNYKKGDLAWGFTGWEEYTLAVDPQALIKIEQTDLPLSYYTGILGMPGVTAYAGFYELCSPKKGEYFYASAASGAVGQIVGQLAKLLGCYVVGSAGSKEKVDLLKNKFGFDEAFNYKEEPDFDAALKRYFLEGIDIYFENVGGKMLDAVLLNMRIRERIISHCHFLM